In a single window of the Lineus longissimus chromosome 4, tnLinLong1.2, whole genome shotgun sequence genome:
- the LOC135486186 gene encoding NAD kinase 2, mitochondrial-like, translating into MCTGGVLCRRTAKFLSLISAGQFHFRYLHTPPTLSPLPRSRLGLSSFLRSSPRTGKHAVTLSRLLNTTTVSGSERRSDDGNAKSTDLPVFNPKKVAVLTKMTRYDYEKRLHCYWTEEELESYLTERGSDYAGLKRMHDAHHGKVREVINALRERGIEVRLVERFQYTPSLIKWADAIITAGGDGTYLLGASKIQTTDIPFLGVNTDLLRSEGYLCLPRYYSQHFTEALDRLLSGQFKWVYRQRIRITMRGKHQNDQGIELHDEPLLSPEHRFCEHIREHEQTYVNVDENQPDRVLPILALNEVFLGESLSARVSYYEISVDGSPREKQKSSGVTVCTGTGSSSWYFNINHLHKNSIRKLLQIANEVGDLKIPDDDEGFVKRVTKLYNRHLRFDAGLPQVAYTVRDPVVNGIFQVSNPHGLAKRVLIKSRMWDAKLVVDGGVSFRFNDGAIASLEIFKEDALRTVDFDDTPAYEADHILDPDL; encoded by the exons ATGTGTACTGGCGGAGTTCTCTGTCGTCGAACTGCTAAATTCCTGTCCTTGATTTCAGCAGGTCAATTTCATTTTCGATATCTGCACACACCACCGACACTGTCCCCGCTCCCCAGATCAAGATTAGGCCTGTCAAGCTTTCTTAGGTCCTCACCTCGGACTGGAAAACATGCTGTCACTCTCTCAAGGTTATTGAACACAACTACGGTTTCGGGATCGGAACGCAGGAGCGATGACGGAAATGCCAAAAGTACCGACTTGCCGGTATTTAATCCAAAGAAGGTTGCAGTACTCACTAAGATGACAAGATATGATTATGAGAAAAGGCTCCACTGCTACTGGACAGAGGAAGAGTTGGAGTCCTAT CTGACAGAGCGAGGCTCCGACTATGCTGGTCTGAAACGCATGCACGATGCTCACCATGGGAAAGTGAGGGAAGTCATTAATGCTTTAAG GGAACGAGGCATCGAAGTTCGACTGGTAGAAAGATTCCAGTACACTCCCAGTCTGATAAAATGGGCGGACGCCATCATAACTGCTGGGGGGGACGGCACATATCTCTTGGGAGCAAGCAAGATTCAGACGACGGACATACCTTTTTTAGGTGTCAACACAGACCTTCTTAG ATCGGAGGGTTACCTCTGTCTCCCAAGATACTACTCACAACATTTCACCGAGGCCCTGGACCGTTTGCTCTCAGGACAGTTCAA GTGGGTCTACCGACAAAGAATACGCATTACTATGCGAGGGAAACATCAGAACGACCAAGGCATCGAACTCCATGACGAGCCACTTCTCAGTCCGGAGCATCGATTCTGTGAACACATCCGAGAACATGAGCAGACGTACGTCAATGTCGACGAGAATCAACCAGATAGAGTACTCCCCATTCTGGCCCTCAATGAGGTCTTTTTGGGTGAATCATTATCTGCAAG GGTGTCATATTATGAAATATCAGTTGACGGCTCACCAAGGGAAAAACAGAAAAGTTCTGGGGTGACTGTGTGTACTGGCACAGGATCAAGTTCATGGTACTTCAACATCAATCACCTTCACAAAAATAGCATAAGAAAATTATTACAAATAG CCAACGAAGTTGGGGATCTTAAAATcccagatgatgatgaagggttTGTAAAGAGAGTCACGAAGCTGTATAATAGGCATCTGAGATTTGATGCCGGCCTTCCTCAGGTAGCCTACACCGTCAGGGATCCAGTGGTTAATG GTATATTTCAGGTGTCAAATCCACACGGCCTTGCAAAGAG GGTGCTGATAAAGTCTCGGATGTGGGATGCAAAACTCGTCGTGGATGGAGGCGTGTCGTTCCGGTTCAATGATGGAGCGATTGCGTCACTGGAAATCTTCAAAGAAGATGCCCTACGGACTGTTGACTTTGATGACACGCCCGCTTATGAGGCTGATCATATTCTAGATCCTGACTTATAA